attcatATACCATTTGTGTAAGTATCCCTCACGCATgcattataaattcatataaggTCTTACTGCAGTGATTGCCGCCGATGCAGTAAGAGACACTGAAAATTTAAGTGTAAGATAAACTCCAGCTGAGGCCCCCCTTGGGCAAACCACTTTAAGCAGATCAGTCAGCTCAAGCACTCCTCTGTCTCCTCAGGTGTCGTCCGTCCCTTCCTCAGAAGCCTCCTGCGCCCCGAGCTGCAAGGGCACCGGCGTTGTCGACGGTAGCCGCGTGCCCGACCCAAacaactgccactactactacatctGCCTTGACAACGGGTTAGGCCTCGAGCCCACGCCGGTCTCCTTCCCTTGTCCGGACGGCACTGACTTCGATGCCTTAAGCCGGATGTGCACAGACCCATCCTCACCAAACTTCATGTGCGACAAATCGTGCTTCAACTGCAAATATTACTGCAGCGAGAAGGACATCATCGCTGACCCGTGGGACTGCGGGACCTACTACCACTGCACCGAGGGCCTCCCGAGCCAGGGTCTGCCGTGCCCAGCGGA
The genomic region above belongs to Penaeus chinensis breed Huanghai No. 1 chromosome 20, ASM1920278v2, whole genome shotgun sequence and contains:
- the LOC125036228 gene encoding uncharacterized protein LOC125036228, with protein sequence MFYSSIFLVLFLVSSVPSSEASCAPSCKGTGVVDGSRVPDPNNCHYYYICLDNGLGLEPTPVSFPCPDGTDFDALSRMCTDPSSPNFMCDKSCFNCKYYCSEKDIIADPWDCGTYYHCTEGLPSQGLPCPAEKPYFDGDACQSDATRCCSCISYCSQADRDRLVSDVFDCTSYYFCNKVGPAEPYFHSTCPVGNFDYIHQRCSETYPCFEQCSSGRTKK